One genomic region from Sandaracinaceae bacterium encodes:
- a CDS encoding ABC transporter permease: MFAILAVSAAAIVLGAVVIALLVHPYAASIGWRYLRGKKRQTVSVVTFIAIGGVALGVGALLAVTSITSGFQDEFRNKVLGVNAHVLVLKYGLDFEEYRDVISRAREMPEVAGAAPFLINEMMLAKGDRISGVLVKGVDPDLMPDVLDLPNQMTQGSLRGLRGPNAAAPTRPEDLLDPVEGDWNWLQDLAQPEGDDGETADGEAALEESLDEGEEALDELLGEAPAPAPEDGEAPEEEAALLEAALLEDALLEDGPDAADEGLDAILAEGDDGADTADDPDAPIVLPEVDVPTPEEAEAALEDIPTPALPDDQLLDQYLEEDALVLEGEEGGQVPLEELPGVVVGSALAVNLGLGVGDRVQVISPLAGLDTSMWSGEQNTPRSREFRVIGIFEAGFQEYDSRLVYVDLFEAQHFFEHGDSVTGVEITLNDIDRAPEVARRLERVLGGGPYHTMDWQELNHNLFTALEIQKVILSIVIASIILVAAFCVIATLIMIVLEKKREIAILKAMGARFSGVMLIFMVQGLLIGFVGTALGLLVGGGVCWYLQAFEFPLDPSVYLIDHLPVRASLTEFLVTVSIALLICLGATIIPSYWAARLLPADGVRYE, from the coding sequence ATGTTCGCCATCCTCGCCGTCAGCGCCGCTGCCATCGTCCTCGGGGCGGTGGTCATCGCGCTGCTCGTGCACCCCTACGCGGCGTCCATCGGGTGGCGGTACCTGCGCGGCAAGAAGCGCCAGACGGTCAGCGTCGTGACCTTCATCGCGATCGGCGGCGTCGCGCTCGGGGTGGGCGCCCTGCTCGCGGTCACCTCGATCACCAGCGGCTTCCAGGACGAGTTCCGGAACAAGGTGCTCGGGGTCAACGCCCACGTGCTCGTCCTGAAGTACGGCCTCGACTTCGAGGAGTACCGCGACGTCATCAGCCGCGCGCGGGAGATGCCCGAGGTGGCCGGCGCGGCGCCGTTCCTCATCAACGAGATGATGCTCGCCAAGGGCGACCGCATCAGCGGCGTGCTGGTCAAGGGCGTCGATCCGGACCTCATGCCGGACGTGCTCGATCTCCCGAACCAGATGACGCAGGGCAGCCTGCGTGGGCTCCGCGGCCCGAACGCCGCCGCGCCGACCCGGCCCGAGGACCTGCTCGACCCGGTCGAGGGCGACTGGAACTGGCTCCAGGACCTGGCCCAGCCCGAGGGCGACGACGGCGAGACGGCCGACGGCGAGGCGGCGCTCGAGGAGAGCCTCGACGAGGGCGAGGAGGCGCTCGACGAGCTGCTCGGCGAAGCCCCCGCGCCCGCACCGGAAGACGGCGAGGCCCCCGAAGAGGAGGCCGCGCTCCTCGAGGCCGCGCTCCTCGAGGACGCGCTGCTCGAGGATGGGCCGGACGCGGCCGACGAGGGCCTCGACGCCATCCTGGCCGAGGGCGATGACGGCGCCGACACCGCCGACGATCCGGACGCGCCCATCGTGCTCCCCGAGGTCGACGTGCCCACGCCCGAGGAGGCCGAGGCCGCGCTCGAGGACATCCCCACTCCGGCCTTGCCCGACGACCAGCTCCTCGACCAGTACCTCGAGGAGGACGCGCTCGTGCTCGAGGGCGAAGAGGGCGGCCAGGTCCCCCTCGAGGAGCTCCCGGGCGTCGTCGTCGGCTCCGCCCTCGCGGTGAACCTCGGCCTCGGCGTCGGCGATCGCGTGCAGGTGATCAGCCCGCTCGCCGGCCTCGACACCTCCATGTGGAGCGGCGAGCAGAACACCCCTCGCAGCCGCGAGTTCCGCGTCATCGGCATCTTCGAGGCCGGCTTCCAGGAGTACGACAGCCGCCTCGTCTACGTGGACCTGTTCGAGGCGCAGCACTTCTTCGAGCACGGCGACAGCGTCACCGGGGTCGAGATCACGCTCAACGACATCGACCGCGCCCCCGAGGTCGCGCGGCGCCTCGAGCGGGTGCTCGGCGGCGGCCCCTACCACACGATGGATTGGCAGGAGCTGAACCACAACCTCTTCACGGCGCTCGAGATCCAGAAGGTGATCCTCAGCATCGTCATCGCCTCGATCATCCTCGTCGCCGCCTTCTGCGTGATCGCGACGCTGATCATGATCGTGCTCGAGAAGAAGCGAGAGATCGCGATCCTCAAGGCGATGGGCGCGCGCTTCAGCGGGGTGATGCTGATCTTCATGGTGCAAGGGCTCTTGATCGGCTTCGTCGGCACCGCGCTCGGGCTCCTGGTGGGCGGCGGCGTGTGCTGGTACCTGCAAGCGTTCGAGTTCCCGCTGGACCCGTCCGTCTACCTCATCGATCACCTGCCCGTGCGCGCGAGCCTCACCGAGTTCCTCGTCACGGTGAGCATCGCGCTGCTGATCTGCCTCGGCGCGACCATCATCCCGAGCTACTGGGCCGCGCGCCTCCTGCCCGCCGACGGCGTCCGCTACGAGTGA
- a CDS encoding site-2 protease family protein, producing MSKPDARVPGGVSLGRWAGIPVTLDWSLLIIFALVLFNLGAGVLPEWHPAWAPWLTWSVAFGAAVLFFLSVLLHELSHALVGRLFGIPVSRITLFLFGGMAHTDEEAPSPKAEFWMAIAGPIASMVIGVGALLLGVGLMSVSMAQLDAPTEVMSHVGPLATLLLWLGPINIVLAVFNMIPGFPLDGGRVLRAAIWAATGDLGKATKWASYSGQGFAALMIAYGLFSAFTSGFSGIWLVLIGWFLWRAARGSYQQLLVMQALEGAKVHDVMRRHLAWVRPEISVASLVSEHFMRSDQRAFPVLGEGGVLVGLVTVTDVQRLPQERRATATVAEIMTPVSELEQIGEDAPASDALQKLGARDVDQVPVVDGRGTLLGLVRRQDILRWLTLRDPRQPA from the coding sequence ATGTCCAAGCCTGACGCGCGAGTCCCAGGTGGGGTCTCTCTGGGTCGGTGGGCCGGGATCCCGGTCACCCTCGACTGGTCCCTCCTGATCATCTTCGCCCTCGTGCTGTTCAACCTCGGCGCGGGGGTGCTGCCCGAGTGGCACCCGGCCTGGGCGCCGTGGTTGACGTGGTCGGTGGCGTTCGGCGCCGCGGTCCTGTTCTTCCTGTCCGTGCTGCTGCACGAGCTGTCGCACGCGCTGGTCGGGCGCCTCTTCGGCATCCCGGTCTCGCGCATCACGCTCTTCCTGTTCGGCGGCATGGCGCACACCGACGAGGAGGCGCCCTCCCCCAAGGCGGAGTTCTGGATGGCGATCGCGGGGCCCATCGCCTCGATGGTGATCGGCGTGGGCGCGCTCTTGCTGGGCGTGGGGCTGATGAGCGTGTCGATGGCGCAGCTGGACGCGCCGACGGAGGTGATGAGCCACGTCGGGCCGCTCGCCACGCTGCTCCTGTGGCTCGGTCCGATCAACATCGTGCTGGCCGTGTTCAACATGATCCCCGGCTTCCCGCTCGACGGCGGGCGCGTGCTGCGCGCGGCGATCTGGGCCGCGACGGGCGATCTCGGCAAGGCGACCAAGTGGGCCTCGTACTCGGGGCAGGGCTTCGCGGCGCTGATGATCGCCTACGGCCTCTTCAGCGCGTTCACGAGCGGCTTCTCCGGCATCTGGCTGGTGTTGATCGGGTGGTTCCTCTGGCGCGCGGCGCGCGGGAGCTATCAGCAGCTCCTCGTCATGCAGGCGCTCGAGGGCGCGAAGGTGCACGACGTGATGCGGCGCCACCTCGCGTGGGTGCGGCCGGAGATCTCGGTCGCGTCGCTCGTGAGCGAGCACTTCATGCGCTCGGATCAGCGCGCGTTCCCCGTGCTGGGCGAAGGCGGCGTGCTGGTCGGGCTGGTGACGGTGACCGACGTGCAGAGGCTGCCGCAGGAGCGCCGCGCCACCGCGACGGTGGCCGAGATCATGACGCCGGTGAGCGAGCTGGAGCAGATCGGAGAGGACGCGCCCGCGAGCGACGCGCTCCAGAAGCTCGGCGCCCGCGACGTCGATCAGGTGCCGGTCGTCGATGGGCGCGGCACGCTGCTCGGGCTCGTGCGGCGGCAAGACATCCTGCGATGGCTCACCTTGCGCGACCCGCGCCAGCCGGCGTGA
- a CDS encoding LuxR C-terminal-related transcriptional regulator → MNVAEDPGSLEDALDAVARAAESPEALLRDAFEVMQRRVANVGSLLYRYDAQGRFETLAGSLAVPIGAAEPALFDPANDASHLAASRLPARPRIVQATAAVSRRAYHRSPAYRVLYREHGVEHITCAWIDGSRPFTPGMRGFMLARGESDGELTDGELSLLRRTLPLLTRAAGRLEEGERPEAASMLVDVDGRASHVDADVEAQLAGFGLTPDDVLSRIDGPLRRWSELRRELALARFAGGERLFHLVEREGRTLYVEVTERRYGWRVRLRTERDAVQLAALRARHGLTPAEIYVLQALGLGLSNAEIAAYLCLSAETVKTHVARLLRKLGLGSRLQAGLLIQRVVLD, encoded by the coding sequence GTGAACGTCGCGGAGGACCCGGGGTCGCTCGAAGACGCGCTCGACGCGGTGGCGCGCGCCGCCGAGTCGCCGGAGGCGCTGCTGCGCGACGCCTTCGAGGTCATGCAGCGCCGCGTCGCCAACGTGGGCAGCCTGCTCTACCGCTACGACGCGCAGGGCCGCTTCGAGACCCTCGCCGGCTCGCTCGCCGTCCCCATCGGCGCCGCCGAGCCCGCGCTCTTCGATCCCGCGAACGACGCGAGCCATCTCGCCGCCTCACGACTCCCCGCGCGCCCGCGCATCGTCCAGGCCACGGCGGCCGTCTCGCGGCGCGCGTACCATCGCAGCCCCGCCTACCGCGTCCTCTACCGCGAGCACGGCGTCGAGCACATCACGTGCGCGTGGATCGACGGCAGCCGCCCCTTCACGCCGGGCATGCGCGGGTTCATGCTCGCCCGCGGCGAATCCGACGGGGAGCTCACGGACGGCGAGCTGTCTCTGCTGAGGCGGACTCTTCCCCTGCTGACGCGCGCGGCGGGCCGGCTCGAGGAGGGCGAACGCCCCGAGGCGGCGTCCATGCTGGTCGACGTCGACGGGCGCGCGAGCCATGTCGACGCCGACGTCGAGGCACAGCTCGCCGGCTTCGGCCTGACGCCGGACGACGTCCTGTCACGGATCGACGGTCCGCTGCGGCGATGGAGCGAGCTGCGTCGTGAGCTCGCGCTCGCGCGCTTCGCCGGAGGTGAGCGCCTCTTCCACCTGGTGGAGCGCGAGGGCCGCACCCTCTACGTCGAGGTGACCGAGCGGCGCTACGGCTGGCGGGTCCGACTGCGCACCGAGCGCGACGCGGTGCAGCTGGCCGCGCTCCGCGCTCGCCACGGCCTGACCCCGGCGGAGATCTACGTGCTCCAGGCGCTGGGCCTCGGCCTGAGCAACGCCGAGATCGCCGCTTACCTCTGCCTCTCCGCCGAGACGGTCAAGACCCATGTCGCGCGCCTCCTCCGCAAGCTCGGCCTCGGCTCCCGCCTGCAGGCCGGCCTGCTCATCCAGCGCGTCGTGCTCGACTGA
- a CDS encoding DEAD/DEAH box helicase family protein — MRIVFDRGTLLLTERGADAGSLPGVVWDPRVRAWRAPAFAWRALRSGPDAISEKLGPRRPWPAPLLRPYQGRALEAWRLAKGRGLVCLPTGAGKTRVGVAAIAHTGLPALVLVPTRVLLHQWVAALDDVCPDEVGVLGDGQRRIRRVTVSTFESAWRRMDQLGDRFGLLVVDEAHHFGLGQRDEALEMSVAPFRLGLTATPPDDPGSLPLLVGPVVTQLSVDDLAGTWLASYQRLELALDLTDAERAAYERDMATFRLVHRPFMAGAPNASWPDFARAASRSNDGRRALAAIRRARRLLAYPTAKARALRALLEQHASSRVLVFTANNETAYRIAREELIMPITCDIAKGERESALARFRDGTLGALVSSRVLNEGLDVPDAEVAIVVGSTRGAREHIQRIGRVLRPAEGKRALVYELITRRTSEVYQAMRRSESFAA, encoded by the coding sequence ATGCGCATCGTCTTCGACCGAGGGACCCTCCTGCTCACCGAGCGCGGCGCGGACGCCGGCTCCCTGCCCGGCGTCGTGTGGGACCCGCGTGTGCGCGCCTGGCGCGCGCCCGCCTTCGCGTGGCGCGCCCTGCGGAGCGGCCCCGACGCCATCTCGGAGAAGCTCGGCCCCCGCCGGCCGTGGCCCGCCCCGCTCCTGCGGCCCTATCAAGGGCGCGCGCTCGAGGCCTGGCGCCTGGCGAAGGGACGCGGCCTCGTGTGCCTGCCGACCGGCGCCGGAAAGACGCGCGTCGGCGTCGCGGCGATCGCGCACACCGGCCTGCCCGCGCTCGTGCTCGTGCCGACGCGCGTGCTCCTGCACCAGTGGGTCGCCGCGCTGGATGACGTCTGCCCGGACGAGGTGGGCGTGCTCGGCGACGGCCAGCGGCGGATCCGGCGCGTCACGGTGAGCACCTTCGAGTCGGCGTGGCGGCGGATGGACCAGCTCGGGGACCGCTTCGGCCTGCTGGTGGTGGACGAGGCGCATCACTTCGGCCTCGGGCAGCGCGACGAGGCGCTCGAGATGAGCGTGGCGCCGTTCCGCCTCGGGCTGACGGCCACGCCGCCCGACGACCCCGGGAGCCTGCCGCTGCTCGTGGGCCCGGTCGTGACGCAGCTCTCCGTCGACGACCTCGCGGGCACGTGGCTCGCGAGCTACCAGCGGCTCGAGCTGGCGCTGGACCTGACCGACGCCGAGCGCGCCGCGTACGAGCGAGACATGGCGACCTTCCGGCTCGTGCACCGGCCGTTCATGGCGGGCGCGCCCAACGCGAGCTGGCCCGACTTCGCGAGGGCGGCGAGTCGCTCGAACGACGGCCGTCGCGCGCTGGCCGCCATCCGCCGCGCCAGGCGCCTGCTCGCCTATCCCACCGCGAAGGCCCGCGCGCTGCGCGCCCTGCTCGAGCAGCACGCAAGCTCGCGTGTGCTCGTCTTCACGGCCAACAACGAGACCGCGTACCGCATCGCGCGCGAGGAGCTGATCATGCCCATCACCTGCGACATCGCGAAGGGCGAGCGGGAGTCGGCGCTGGCGCGCTTCCGCGACGGGACGCTGGGCGCGCTCGTCTCTTCGCGCGTGCTGAACGAGGGCCTCGACGTGCCCGACGCCGAGGTCGCGATCGTGGTCGGAAGCACCCGCGGCGCCCGCGAGCACATCCAGCGCATCGGCCGCGTCCTGCGCCCCGCCGAAGGCAAGCGCGCCCTCGTCTACGAGCTCATCACCCGTCGGACGAGCGAGGTCTACCAAGCGATGAGGAGGAGCGAGAGCTTTGCTGCCTGA
- a CDS encoding DUF790 family protein encodes MRPRYLREDDQPWLRALLDVYRAHEGQPRRVLSDRLREPLLVEGPPDKRKRAIYVLDRLMKRRVQAVVRPRDAREALFGARAGGLTREAALKEIAARHEVEPQVLMECLFADLPGERRLCALPADLDPGQLALRTNLALVQGLVARSQRVTIRAHGNARDLVRYARLRGLLCEARPLRAGAMLELSGPYALFRRTLVYGRALGSLVPRLPWCDDYELRAEYRLDDAPRTLVVRPGDPLYPCEEPRRFDSKLEARFARDFGKSAPDWDLVREPRPVRAEGTLIYPDFELSHRHREERWLLEIVGFWTEGYLETKLRRLRAAKLERLILCVDRERACGRSDWPEGARVIPYRRKIDVASVLAALNADPIPAASARPASS; translated from the coding sequence ATGCGCCCGCGCTACCTGCGCGAGGACGACCAGCCGTGGCTGCGCGCGCTGCTCGACGTCTACCGCGCGCACGAGGGCCAGCCGCGTCGCGTGCTCTCCGATCGGCTGCGCGAGCCGCTCCTCGTCGAGGGCCCACCGGACAAGCGCAAGCGCGCCATCTACGTGCTCGACCGGCTGATGAAGCGGCGGGTGCAAGCCGTCGTGCGTCCGCGCGACGCCCGAGAGGCGCTCTTCGGCGCACGGGCTGGGGGCCTGACTCGCGAGGCGGCGCTGAAGGAGATCGCCGCCCGTCACGAGGTCGAGCCGCAGGTCTTGATGGAGTGCCTCTTCGCCGACCTGCCGGGCGAGCGCCGCCTCTGCGCGCTCCCCGCCGACCTCGATCCCGGCCAGCTCGCCCTCCGCACCAACCTCGCGCTCGTCCAGGGCCTCGTCGCCCGATCCCAGCGCGTGACCATTCGCGCCCACGGCAACGCGCGCGACCTCGTCCGCTACGCGCGCCTCCGGGGCCTGCTCTGCGAGGCGCGCCCGCTCCGCGCGGGGGCCATGCTCGAGCTGTCCGGCCCGTACGCGCTGTTCCGCCGCACCCTGGTCTACGGCCGCGCGCTCGGGAGCCTCGTCCCGCGCTTGCCCTGGTGCGACGACTACGAGCTGCGCGCCGAGTATCGCCTCGACGACGCCCCACGCACCCTCGTCGTCCGACCCGGCGACCCGCTCTACCCCTGCGAAGAGCCGAGGCGCTTCGACAGCAAGCTCGAGGCGCGCTTCGCCCGCGACTTCGGCAAGTCGGCGCCGGACTGGGACCTCGTGCGCGAGCCCCGCCCCGTGCGCGCCGAGGGCACCCTCATCTACCCGGACTTCGAGCTGTCCCATCGCCACCGCGAGGAGCGCTGGCTGCTCGAGATCGTCGGCTTCTGGACCGAGGGCTACCTCGAGACGAAGCTCCGCCGTCTGCGCGCCGCGAAGCTCGAGCGGCTGATCCTCTGCGTCGACCGCGAGCGCGCGTGCGGTCGGAGCGACTGGCCCGAGGGCGCCCGCGTGATCCCCTACCGCCGCAAGATCGACGTCGCGTCGGTCCTGGCGGCGCTGAACGCCGACCCTATCCCTGCGGCTTCAGCTCGCCCTGCTTCATCGTGA
- a CDS encoding PaaI family thioesterase → MDDEPLEDFAAALNEKRAGFNQMIGLRFVRATREEVVAELTVEPSLHQPYGLVHGGVYASMAETVASVGAALHAMAEGRNTVGLDNSTSFLRATREGTLTARATPLATGRRTHVWEVDIRDDQARLVAKSRVRLLCIEGDAPLAGERVTMKQGELKPQG, encoded by the coding sequence ATGGACGACGAGCCCCTCGAGGACTTCGCGGCGGCGCTCAACGAGAAGCGCGCCGGATTCAACCAGATGATCGGCCTCCGGTTCGTGCGCGCGACGCGCGAGGAGGTGGTGGCCGAGCTCACGGTCGAGCCCTCCCTCCACCAGCCCTACGGGCTCGTGCACGGCGGGGTGTACGCGTCGATGGCGGAGACGGTCGCGTCGGTCGGCGCCGCGCTCCACGCGATGGCCGAGGGCCGGAACACGGTCGGGCTCGACAACTCGACGAGCTTCCTGCGAGCCACGCGCGAGGGCACGCTCACGGCGCGCGCCACCCCGCTCGCGACCGGGCGGCGCACCCACGTCTGGGAGGTCGACATCCGGGACGACCAGGCGCGCCTGGTGGCCAAGAGCCGCGTCCGCCTGCTCTGCATCGAAGGCGACGCGCCGCTGGCCGGCGAGCGGGTCACGATGAAGCAGGGCGAGCTGAAGCCGCAGGGATAG
- a CDS encoding EGF domain-containing protein, with translation MASRPSRRSAPSRKQRLPLALLCLLGGCEGTLEGAPTAPTELALVTTSTSASWAPTTIVNRGETLRWAVSGGVNLPEQVADMPTLDLSGNTGAARVTLSSDGELAGLEEITAPSLEITEAELGAATDLVKIDLYDNALTTLDLSANVALETIWVQENALTSLDLSQNPQASFVALDANALSTFDVSANPALLSLWLNDNRLAGATLDAIVNALDGHGLSDGELRIADNSGVLSSAALEGYDSLVARGWTIDVPRPLPGTECDPGYHHDGAGCVDDDECAAGTHDCHAQAACTNQPGSYACTCMPGFTGDGRTCTEGSLPGLELTPLKAFPTAQGGGSNATGGRGGRILHVTHLGDSGPGSLREALMTEGPRIIVFDVSGRIHLGSRISLRTSRLGDFTVAGQTAPEGGITISGRPIELSNSGGDMPDNFIFRFIRFRNGSYTGESDAYDHNGVIIHGGVDFVFDHCSFSFCDDQAMSMAAKWNDLRNVTVQRSLFSENATGVIAGLGSGDPTRTEDISFVRNLWVHQSHRTPNIGTQGGYTGRFDALNNVMFNWQNRLINANTGSPHLNNIGNYYLPGDYTSTANGGTANKIQTGSAESPLVYTAYNYHPGFYPTPQLDDRDVWQSFTDNSSLPARYFTSTRFPLLPNTSEPLSAADAYEDVLGDVGANRYVDDAGSVRIYQDSYDLERIEDVRSRTSRDPYNKSWAQPSLPTRTRPAGWDGRVDGIPDAFVEAHGITSRDDVILEWVIDGQPFTNTAGYDAMDMYLAYAAGDLDAPSAP, from the coding sequence ATGGCCTCACGTCCGAGTCGTCGTTCCGCTCCGAGCCGCAAGCAGCGCCTTCCGCTCGCGCTCCTCTGCCTCCTCGGCGGGTGTGAGGGCACCCTGGAGGGCGCTCCGACGGCACCGACGGAGCTGGCGCTGGTCACCACCTCCACGAGCGCGAGCTGGGCGCCGACCACCATCGTGAACCGCGGAGAGACGCTCCGCTGGGCGGTCTCCGGTGGGGTCAACCTCCCCGAGCAGGTGGCCGACATGCCGACGCTGGACCTGAGCGGAAACACGGGGGCGGCGCGGGTCACCCTCAGCAGCGACGGCGAGCTCGCGGGTCTCGAGGAGATCACGGCCCCGTCGCTCGAGATCACGGAGGCGGAGCTGGGCGCGGCGACCGACCTCGTGAAGATCGACCTCTACGACAACGCGCTCACCACGCTCGACCTGAGCGCGAACGTCGCGCTGGAGACCATCTGGGTACAGGAGAACGCCCTGACGTCTCTGGACCTCTCGCAGAACCCCCAGGCGAGCTTCGTCGCCCTCGACGCCAACGCGCTGTCCACCTTCGACGTGAGCGCCAACCCCGCGCTCCTGAGCCTGTGGCTGAACGACAACCGGCTCGCGGGGGCGACCCTCGACGCGATCGTCAACGCGCTGGACGGGCACGGGCTGTCCGACGGGGAGCTGCGCATCGCGGACAACTCCGGGGTGCTCTCGAGCGCCGCCCTCGAGGGCTACGACAGCCTGGTGGCGCGCGGCTGGACGATCGACGTGCCGCGCCCGCTCCCCGGGACCGAGTGCGATCCGGGCTACCACCACGACGGCGCCGGCTGCGTGGACGACGACGAGTGCGCGGCCGGGACCCACGACTGCCACGCGCAGGCGGCCTGCACGAACCAACCCGGCAGCTACGCTTGCACGTGCATGCCCGGCTTCACGGGCGACGGGAGGACCTGCACCGAGGGCTCGCTCCCCGGACTCGAGCTGACCCCGCTGAAGGCCTTCCCGACCGCGCAGGGCGGCGGCTCCAACGCGACGGGGGGCCGCGGCGGGCGCATCCTCCACGTGACCCACCTCGGCGACAGCGGGCCCGGGAGCCTCCGCGAGGCGCTGATGACCGAGGGGCCGCGCATCATCGTCTTCGACGTGTCGGGCCGCATCCACCTCGGCTCGCGGATCTCGCTGCGCACGAGCCGGCTCGGCGACTTCACGGTGGCTGGTCAGACGGCACCCGAGGGCGGGATCACCATCTCCGGGCGGCCGATCGAGCTGTCCAACTCGGGCGGCGACATGCCCGACAACTTCATCTTCCGCTTCATCCGCTTCCGAAACGGCAGCTACACCGGCGAGTCGGACGCGTACGATCACAACGGGGTGATCATTCACGGGGGCGTCGACTTCGTCTTCGACCACTGCTCGTTCTCGTTCTGCGACGACCAGGCGATGTCGATGGCCGCCAAATGGAACGACCTCCGCAACGTCACGGTGCAGCGCAGCCTCTTCTCGGAGAACGCGACGGGCGTGATCGCGGGGCTCGGCAGCGGGGACCCGACCCGCACCGAAGACATCAGCTTCGTGCGCAACCTCTGGGTGCACCAGTCGCACCGCACCCCGAACATCGGCACCCAGGGCGGCTACACGGGGCGGTTCGATGCGCTCAACAACGTGATGTTCAACTGGCAGAACCGGCTCATCAACGCCAACACCGGCTCGCCGCACCTGAACAACATCGGCAACTACTACCTGCCGGGTGACTACACCTCCACCGCCAACGGCGGGACGGCGAACAAGATCCAGACCGGCAGCGCCGAGTCTCCCCTCGTCTACACCGCGTACAACTACCACCCCGGCTTCTACCCCACGCCCCAGCTCGACGACCGGGACGTGTGGCAGTCCTTCACCGACAACTCCAGCCTGCCGGCCCGCTACTTCACGTCCACGCGATTCCCTCTGTTGCCGAACACGAGCGAGCCGCTGTCCGCGGCGGACGCCTACGAGGACGTGCTCGGCGACGTGGGCGCGAACCGATACGTCGACGACGCGGGGAGCGTGCGGATCTACCAGGACAGCTACGATCTCGAGCGCATCGAGGACGTGCGGAGCCGGACCAGCCGGGACCCGTACAACAAGTCGTGGGCGCAGCCGTCGTTGCCCACCCGGACGCGGCCGGCGGGCTGGGACGGGCGCGTGGACGGCATCCCCGATGCCTTCGTCGAGGCGCACGGGATCACGAGCCGAGACGACGTGATCCTCGAGTGGGTCATCGACGGCCAGCCGTTCACCAACACCGCGGGCTACGACGCGATGGACATGTACCTCGCCTACGCCGCGGGCGACCTCGACGCCCCGAGCGCCCCGTGA
- a CDS encoding helix-turn-helix domain-containing protein: protein MAGQTPEVFSAASTGDLDALARDLDADWALAGRMLRWLASRDAHHPAVALPDTLTPGRGSAWALWLRARVAFLTLDLETLARCGAQLEAMDDPHARLFARLVRGQRRCMAGDPSSVFAMAATLQDEARALSEPTLVVEAVLLSALAAASAEDHEEALKRARLAARMAQSERLWLTHFTTSVLLARARRMTGQPHLAGMIARGCLEVAPALFGGWLRWELLHAGVEPPPPRVDNNAGNHAERAASLAAAWLCRGERDVLDPLDASVEGSALHAQDRRVVVAATSSEGALETLEGDARRWFEGETTELPPALSGLIAPTWRDPSAPQAPLALGRPGAGAGRRVLGIHGAPGHALLAPVGAKAARPEAVAAALTLSGARGVDRPTLFASAYGFAFRPELHEPSFKVVRHQAKKLLEGHAEISRDGEQVYLEVKRPYAVVDPRVREPLSHIVLRALASGADSAKSVARRLGVPLRTVQMQLKHMVDDGACVARKEGRHVIYAVEDTTYCELTQA, encoded by the coding sequence ATGGCAGGGCAGACGCCGGAGGTCTTCTCCGCGGCTTCGACGGGCGACCTCGACGCGCTCGCGCGCGACCTCGACGCCGACTGGGCGCTGGCCGGCCGGATGCTCCGGTGGCTGGCCAGCCGCGACGCGCACCACCCCGCGGTCGCGCTCCCGGACACGCTGACGCCGGGTCGAGGCTCCGCGTGGGCGCTCTGGCTCCGCGCCCGGGTCGCGTTCCTGACGCTCGACCTCGAGACCCTGGCCCGCTGCGGTGCGCAGCTCGAGGCGATGGACGACCCGCACGCGCGGCTCTTCGCGCGGCTCGTCCGTGGACAGCGCCGTTGCATGGCCGGCGATCCGAGCTCGGTGTTCGCGATGGCCGCGACGCTGCAGGACGAGGCGCGCGCGCTCTCGGAGCCCACGCTGGTGGTCGAGGCGGTGCTGCTCTCGGCGCTGGCGGCGGCGAGCGCCGAGGACCACGAGGAGGCGTTGAAGCGGGCGCGCCTCGCCGCGCGCATGGCGCAGTCGGAGCGGCTCTGGCTCACGCACTTCACGACCAGCGTGCTCCTGGCGCGGGCGCGTCGCATGACCGGGCAGCCGCACCTGGCCGGCATGATCGCGCGGGGGTGCCTCGAGGTCGCGCCCGCGCTCTTCGGGGGATGGCTGCGCTGGGAGCTGCTCCACGCGGGCGTCGAGCCGCCCCCGCCGCGCGTCGACAACAACGCAGGCAATCACGCCGAGCGCGCCGCGAGCCTCGCCGCCGCGTGGCTCTGCCGCGGCGAGCGCGACGTCCTCGACCCGCTCGACGCCAGCGTCGAGGGCAGCGCGCTGCACGCCCAGGATCGCCGCGTGGTGGTCGCGGCGACCTCGAGCGAAGGCGCGCTCGAGACCCTCGAAGGCGACGCCCGGCGTTGGTTCGAGGGCGAGACCACGGAGCTCCCTCCCGCCCTGTCGGGCCTCATCGCGCCGACGTGGCGAGACCCGTCCGCGCCTCAGGCGCCGCTCGCCCTCGGCCGCCCCGGCGCGGGCGCAGGCCGGCGCGTGCTCGGCATCCACGGCGCCCCCGGCCACGCCCTGCTGGCGCCCGTCGGCGCGAAGGCGGCGCGCCCCGAGGCCGTCGCCGCGGCGCTCACCCTCTCCGGCGCGCGCGGCGTCGACCGGCCCACCCTCTTCGCCAGCGCCTACGGCTTCGCGTTCCGACCGGAGCTGCACGAGCCCAGCTTCAAGGTCGTCCGCCATCAGGCGAAGAAGCTGCTCGAAGGGCACGCGGAGATCAGCCGCGACGGCGAGCAGGTCTACCTCGAGGTGAAGCGCCCCTACGCCGTGGTCGACCCGCGGGTGCGCGAGCCTCTCTCACACATCGTCTTGCGGGCGCTGGCGAGCGGCGCCGACAGCGCCAAGTCCGTCGCGCGACGCCTCGGGGTCCCGCTCCGCACCGTCCAGATGCAGCTCAAGCACATGGTCGACGACGGCGCGTGCGTCGCGCGCAAGGAAGGGCGGCACGTGATCTACGCGGTCGAGGACACGACCTACTGCGAGCTGACCCAGGCCTGA